One Pedomonas mirosovicensis genomic region harbors:
- a CDS encoding DUF3089 domain-containing protein yields the protein MKKHTDDGATPDPLALSIWEGFSELTDWPDIASNVDEALRSLEDFRAQQRAERRKTIKTASMTAGALVIVCMAVGSLLGREGMPGEACPVQAAPVSGALEAKGGKHVFAGAAMADVVAEMNRNARRPIVLAGHWQGDYRLTADMCLGDTDKLATLLMDWGLAQKVEATTDAIVLTATCQAGCVALQAG from the coding sequence ATGAAAAAGCACACAGATGACGGCGCAACGCCTGATCCGCTGGCCCTGTCGATCTGGGAAGGGTTCTCCGAACTCACCGACTGGCCGGATATCGCCTCCAATGTGGATGAGGCGCTGCGCTCTCTGGAAGATTTTCGGGCACAGCAGCGGGCCGAGCGCCGCAAGACGATCAAAACCGCTTCGATGACGGCTGGCGCGCTTGTCATTGTTTGCATGGCGGTGGGGTCTCTCCTCGGGCGAGAGGGTATGCCCGGTGAGGCCTGCCCGGTGCAGGCTGCGCCCGTGTCGGGCGCCTTGGAGGCGAAGGGCGGAAAACATGTCTTCGCCGGGGCGGCGATGGCCGATGTGGTGGCGGAGATGAACCGGAATGCGCGCCGGCCCATCGTGCTGGCAGGTCACTGGCAAGGCGATTACCGCCTGACGGCCGACATGTGCCTCGGCGATACGGACAAGCTTGCCACCCTGCTCATGGATTGGGGGCTGGCGCAGAAGGTGGAGGCAACGACCGACGCCATCGTTCTGACCGCCACCTGCCAGGCCGGCTGCGTCGCGCTGCAGGCCGGATAA
- a CDS encoding RNA polymerase sigma factor: MTRAALMEVESELRRYAYARLPHQDAEDIVQDAFVRLYSRDARTGPIGNITAFLKRTVRNLLFDRYRAPRFLEYVPEEEISAIADEASSPERIMLGRQAWEAIAAELSRIPPKTLEMFLQHRFGAATCRELAQQHKLPRSTVHDQLRQVLERLTRAARPYLER; encoded by the coding sequence GTGACGCGCGCGGCTCTTATGGAGGTGGAGTCCGAGCTGCGCCGCTATGCCTATGCGCGGCTGCCGCATCAGGATGCGGAAGATATCGTGCAGGACGCCTTCGTTCGCCTGTACAGCCGCGATGCGCGCACCGGGCCAATCGGCAACATCACCGCCTTTCTCAAGCGGACGGTGCGGAACCTGCTGTTCGATCGTTACCGCGCGCCGCGCTTCCTTGAATATGTGCCGGAGGAGGAAATCTCCGCCATTGCGGATGAGGCGTCCTCGCCGGAGCGCATCATGCTGGGCCGGCAGGCATGGGAGGCCATTGCGGCCGAGCTGTCGCGTATTCCACCAAAGACGCTGGAAATGTTCCTGCAGCATCGCTTCGGGGCTGCGACCTGCCGCGAGCTTGCCCAGCAACATAAGCTGCCGCGCTCAACCGTTCATGACCAGCTTCGGCAGGTGCTCGAGCGGCTGACGCGGGCCGCCAGACCCTATCTGGAGCGATAG
- a CDS encoding TetR/AcrR family transcriptional regulator, with product MAAIALSAQRGFSNVPLREVVERAECHNISAVHYHFKNREGLLTATLQMIDRHWAVDVPGFAQRAGVFEVLHAFVMALDDLKRASQWGNTVVKFLTRLAMDDDPSTADAATAFLATRLNAVFDAIAPHCPDAEPSVLRLRVGNACLLLLTVSSHLDRSCMAALGCHNLVEVKENLLRETVTMAASIIHGSNPVEDADADAEPWLPDAAHCNGMRDLATRHTAMPEPVVA from the coding sequence TTGGCTGCAATTGCGCTCAGCGCACAGCGGGGGTTCTCCAACGTTCCCCTGCGGGAGGTGGTGGAACGAGCGGAATGTCACAACATCAGCGCGGTCCATTACCATTTCAAGAACCGGGAGGGGCTGCTGACAGCCACGCTCCAGATGATCGACCGACACTGGGCGGTGGACGTGCCGGGCTTCGCCCAGCGCGCCGGCGTCTTCGAGGTTCTCCATGCCTTCGTCATGGCGCTGGATGATCTCAAGCGAGCCTCGCAGTGGGGCAACACGGTGGTGAAGTTCCTCACGCGGCTGGCAATGGATGACGATCCGTCCACGGCGGATGCGGCGACCGCGTTTCTGGCGACGCGGCTGAACGCGGTCTTCGACGCCATTGCGCCCCATTGCCCTGATGCGGAGCCATCCGTGCTCCGCCTGCGCGTGGGCAACGCATGCCTGTTGCTGCTCACGGTCTCCAGCCATCTCGACCGCAGTTGCATGGCGGCCTTGGGTTGCCACAACCTTGTCGAGGTCAAGGAGAACCTGTTGCGGGAGACCGTGACAATGGCGGCCAGCATCATCCATGGCTCCAATCCGGTTGAGGACGCAGACGCCGATGCCGAGCCATGGCTTCCCGATGCTGCCCATTGCAACGGGATGCGCGATCTGGCGACGCGCCATACGGCAATGCCGGAGCCGGTCGTGGCCTGA
- a CDS encoding serine hydrolase domain-containing protein, producing the protein MSQRATRMGFCTQRLARLDRFLQTRYIDTGRLPCAETLIYRHGEVVHRSRLGLADVERGKPLAGDTLYRIYSMTKPIASVAFLMLVEEGLVALDDPVHRFIPEWEGLGVYEDGAQGAFRTRAPERPMQMVDLLRHTSGLTYGFQQRTPVDAAYRALGVGEIALTMPLEEMIGALTRLPLEFSPGTAWNYSVSTDVLGYLVGRIAGKPFEDVVQERILDPLGMKDTGFAVKPGQAERLAACYQVAPEGGFSLYDDPASSPYLSPPVMASGGGGLVSTTEDYLRFCRMLLQGGQYEGARLLAPKTIELMTANHLPEGKDIQSLSQSMFSESAYAGVGFGLGFAVTMDPARTLLPGSAGDYFWGGMASTYFWVDPKEDMAVLFMTQLIPSSTYPVRRELRTLVYSALVEPN; encoded by the coding sequence ATGAGCCAACGGGCCACACGCATGGGATTTTGTACGCAGCGGCTGGCGCGTTTGGACCGGTTCCTGCAGACCCGATACATCGATACCGGCCGCCTACCGTGCGCCGAGACACTGATCTATCGCCACGGCGAGGTGGTGCACCGCAGCCGCCTCGGGCTGGCCGATGTGGAGCGGGGCAAGCCGCTGGCCGGGGACACCCTCTACCGCATCTATTCCATGACCAAGCCTATCGCCAGCGTCGCCTTCCTGATGCTGGTGGAGGAGGGGCTGGTGGCGCTGGACGACCCGGTGCACCGCTTTATCCCTGAATGGGAAGGGCTGGGCGTCTATGAGGATGGCGCGCAGGGCGCCTTCCGCACCCGCGCGCCGGAGCGGCCGATGCAGATGGTTGATCTGCTGCGCCATACCTCGGGCCTCACCTATGGTTTCCAGCAGCGCACGCCGGTTGATGCGGCTTACCGGGCGCTCGGCGTCGGCGAGATCGCCCTGACCATGCCCCTGGAGGAGATGATTGGCGCGCTCACGCGCCTGCCGCTGGAATTCTCCCCCGGCACGGCCTGGAACTATTCGGTATCGACCGATGTGCTGGGATATCTGGTGGGCAGGATCGCGGGCAAACCCTTCGAGGATGTGGTGCAGGAGCGGATTTTGGACCCGCTCGGCATGAAGGACACCGGCTTTGCCGTGAAACCCGGCCAGGCCGAACGGCTGGCGGCCTGTTATCAGGTAGCGCCGGAAGGCGGCTTCTCATTGTATGACGACCCGGCCTCCAGTCCCTATTTGTCGCCGCCGGTCATGGCCAGCGGCGGCGGCGGACTGGTCTCGACAACCGAGGACTACCTGCGCTTTTGCCGGATGCTCCTGCAGGGCGGCCAGTATGAGGGCGCGCGCCTGCTCGCCCCCAAGACGATCGAGCTGATGACGGCGAACCATCTGCCCGAGGGCAAGGATATCCAGAGCCTCTCCCAATCCATGTTCAGCGAGTCCGCCTATGCGGGGGTCGGCTTCGGCCTTGGCTTTGCCGTTACCATGGACCCGGCGCGCACGCTGCTGCCGGGCAGCGCGGGCGATTACTTCTGGGGCGGCATGGCCAGCACCTATTTCTGGGTCGACCCGAAGGAGGACATGGCCGTCCTCTTCATGACCCAGCTTATTCCCTCCTCCACCTATCCGGTGCGGCGGGAGCTGCGGACGCTGGTTTACTCGGCCCTCGTCGAGCCGAACTGA
- a CDS encoding thermonuclease family protein, with the protein MRWYSIMGAAALIVAGMATAIMGEFPLPRQAADTLSGVPSVIDGDTLEVRGTRIRLHGIDAPESRQLCQVGGTVRALRPGGGTGAG; encoded by the coding sequence GTGCGCTGGTATTCCATCATGGGTGCGGCGGCCCTTATTGTCGCGGGGATGGCCACCGCCATCATGGGGGAATTCCCCCTGCCCCGGCAGGCGGCGGACACCTTGTCCGGCGTGCCCTCGGTGATCGACGGCGATACGCTGGAAGTGCGCGGCACGCGCATTCGCCTGCACGGCATTGACGCGCCTGAGTCACGCCAGCTCTGCCAGGTTGGGGGGACGGTCCGTGCGTTGCGGCCAGGCGGCGGCACTGGCGCTGGATGA
- a CDS encoding thermonuclease family protein: MRCGQAAALALDELISHRPVACEPKDKDRYGRIVAICKLGTTDLNGWMVMQGHALAYRTYAKDYVPQEAEARRARRGVWAGSFDYPWDWRRGKRSAQPEAAPVQTVTAGDCPIKGNITAKGQKIYHTPASPWYDRTGINTSKGERWFCTEQEAQAAGWRPAQY; the protein is encoded by the coding sequence GTGCGTTGCGGCCAGGCGGCGGCACTGGCGCTGGATGAGCTCATCAGCCACCGCCCGGTTGCCTGCGAGCCAAAGGACAAGGATCGCTACGGCCGCATCGTTGCCATTTGCAAGCTGGGCACGACCGATCTCAACGGCTGGATGGTGATGCAAGGCCACGCCCTCGCTTATCGCACCTACGCCAAGGATTACGTGCCCCAGGAAGCCGAGGCTCGCCGGGCCAGGCGCGGCGTCTGGGCCGGATCATTCGACTACCCATGGGACTGGCGGCGCGGCAAGCGCAGCGCGCAGCCCGAAGCCGCCCCGGTGCAAACGGTGACGGCAGGCGACTGCCCGATCAAGGGCAATATCACCGCCAAGGGCCAGAAGATTTATCACACGCCCGCCAGCCCCTGGTACGACCGCACCGGCATCAACACATCCAAAGGTGAGCGCTGGTTCTGCACCGAGCAGGAGGCGCAGGCCGCCGGCTGGCGCCCCGCGCAGTACTGA
- a CDS encoding DUF938 domain-containing protein — translation MPEMGDERQIAPAAERNKGPILDVLRRALPHAGLVLPHGGLVLEIASGTGQHVAHFAAHLPGLIWQPSDPNTACHASINAWVRDAGLANVRPALALDVTQEPWPVDRADAIVCINMIHISPWAATQALMQGAERLLPPGGVLCLYGPYKRGGQHTAPSNAEFDASLQARNPAWGVRNLEDVLDLAARHGLDLVEVVEMPANNLSVILRRR, via the coding sequence ATGCCGGAAATGGGAGACGAACGCCAGATCGCCCCGGCGGCGGAGCGCAACAAGGGCCCCATCCTCGATGTGCTGCGCCGCGCGCTGCCGCACGCCGGACTGGTGCTGCCGCACGGTGGACTGGTGCTGGAAATCGCCAGCGGCACCGGCCAGCACGTGGCCCACTTCGCCGCCCATCTGCCGGGTCTCATCTGGCAGCCGAGCGACCCGAACACCGCCTGCCACGCGTCCATCAATGCGTGGGTGCGGGATGCGGGTCTCGCCAACGTGCGCCCGGCGCTCGCGCTCGACGTGACGCAAGAGCCCTGGCCCGTCGACCGGGCGGATGCGATCGTTTGCATCAACATGATCCACATCAGCCCGTGGGCGGCAACGCAAGCGCTGATGCAGGGGGCGGAACGGCTGCTGCCGCCCGGTGGCGTGCTTTGCCTCTATGGTCCCTACAAGCGTGGCGGCCAGCACACCGCGCCGAGCAACGCCGAGTTCGACGCCAGCCTGCAGGCGCGCAACCCGGCATGGGGCGTGCGAAACCTGGAAGACGTGCTCGATCTCGCCGCGCGCCACGGGCTCGATCTCGTGGAAGTGGTCGAGATGCCCGCCAACAACCTCTCGGTCATCCTGCGGCGGCGCTGA
- a CDS encoding pyridoxal phosphate-dependent aminotransferase encodes MTDRTDSNNSALAGIAPHVAAISLDNIANIAKQAFDKTDVLPLWFGEGDLQTPAFVGEAVAQAIRDGHVFYTYQNGIPELRQTLADYHTRLSSTAIGPERITVTSGGMPAIMLAVQLVLEPGDNIVVIDPVWPNIGGITRLLGGEVRSVRMDLDDAGWALDLEKVAAACDGRTKAIFYASPGNPTGAMIPLGVQQALLAFARQRGIWLIADEVYYRLVFGRTAGDTILDICEPEDRVLVINSFSKAWAMTGWRLGWLVHPPSLAPRLAMMVQYTTSGTTTFLQHAGIAAIREGEGFVAHMNRYCQEGMEIVCDALEQMPRVRLRARPTAAMYVFFEIDGMADSRAACLDILNATQVGLAPGVFFGKGSESFVRLCFCRSPDVLRAAMERLRPFLS; translated from the coding sequence ATGACGGACAGGACGGACAGCAACAATAGCGCGCTGGCGGGCATCGCCCCGCACGTGGCGGCCATTTCGCTCGACAACATCGCTAATATCGCCAAGCAGGCGTTCGACAAGACCGACGTGCTGCCGCTGTGGTTCGGCGAGGGCGATTTGCAGACGCCCGCCTTCGTGGGCGAGGCGGTGGCGCAGGCCATCCGCGACGGGCATGTGTTCTACACCTACCAGAACGGCATTCCCGAGCTCCGCCAAACGCTGGCGGACTATCACACCCGCCTCTCCAGCACGGCCATCGGGCCAGAGCGGATCACCGTTACGTCCGGCGGCATGCCTGCTATCATGCTTGCCGTGCAACTGGTGCTGGAGCCGGGGGACAACATCGTCGTCATCGATCCCGTGTGGCCGAACATCGGCGGCATCACCCGGCTGCTCGGCGGAGAGGTCCGCTCGGTGCGAATGGACCTCGATGATGCGGGCTGGGCGCTCGATCTGGAGAAGGTCGCCGCCGCGTGCGATGGGCGCACAAAGGCGATTTTCTATGCCTCGCCCGGCAACCCGACAGGGGCGATGATTCCGCTGGGCGTGCAACAGGCGCTGCTCGCCTTCGCCCGCCAGCGCGGCATCTGGCTCATCGCGGATGAGGTTTACTATCGCCTCGTTTTCGGGCGGACGGCGGGCGATACCATCCTCGACATTTGCGAGCCGGAAGACCGGGTGCTGGTCATCAACAGCTTCTCCAAGGCGTGGGCTATGACTGGCTGGCGGTTGGGCTGGCTGGTGCACCCGCCCTCGCTTGCCCCGCGCCTCGCCATGATGGTGCAATACACCACCAGCGGCACCACGACCTTTTTGCAGCACGCAGGCATCGCCGCCATCCGCGAGGGTGAAGGGTTCGTTGCCCACATGAACCGCTATTGTCAGGAGGGCATGGAGATCGTGTGCGACGCGCTGGAGCAAATGCCGCGCGTGCGCCTGCGCGCCCGGCCGACGGCGGCGATGTACGTGTTCTTTGAGATCGACGGCATGGCAGACAGCCGGGCCGCATGCCTTGATATTTTGAACGCCACGCAGGTGGGCCTTGCGCCGGGAGTTTTCTTCGGCAAAGGCTCGGAGAGTTTCGTGCGCCTGTGCTTCTGCCGCTCGCCCGATGTGCTGCGCGCGGCGATGGAGCGGCTGCGCCCGTTCCTGTCGTGA